One Streptomyces sp. ML-6 genomic region harbors:
- a CDS encoding alanine racemase translates to MHLNAHMRAALTAADDDRIIFDLTGIAAQYEALLRELPGVSVRFAMKACPVDEVLACLAARGSGFDAASPNEVAQALRTGVPADRIHYGNTIKSDRNIADAHRMGITTFATDSLEDVAAIAAHAPGARVFCRLATSGAGALWGLSRKFGCSAADAVLVMEAARAAGLTPAGLSVHVGSQQMTSQAWQEVFESLADLLAVLNRRGILPDHLNLGGGLPALGYLDSRGRPLDPPVDKIFAVIREGTQHLAAVSEAPLDFLMEPGRHLVADHGAIRAHVARLSSRQQIDGARENWLYLSCGKFNGLYEMDQLQYRLLFPSHDDGDHVPAVVAGPTCDSDDAFAHEHNRVPVPREVASGDPVWILSSGAYATGYMTRGFNGFDPLPYAWTRGD, encoded by the coding sequence ATGCACCTGAACGCACACATGCGCGCCGCGCTGACGGCGGCCGACGACGACCGGATCATCTTCGACCTCACCGGCATAGCGGCGCAGTACGAAGCACTGCTGCGCGAACTGCCGGGAGTCTCCGTCCGCTTCGCCATGAAGGCCTGCCCGGTGGACGAGGTCCTGGCCTGTCTGGCGGCGCGGGGCTCCGGCTTCGACGCGGCGAGCCCCAACGAGGTGGCACAGGCCCTGCGCACCGGGGTGCCGGCCGACCGGATCCACTACGGCAACACCATCAAGTCCGACCGGAACATCGCCGACGCCCACCGCATGGGGATCACGACCTTCGCGACCGACAGCCTGGAGGACGTGGCGGCGATCGCGGCCCACGCCCCCGGCGCCCGGGTCTTCTGCAGACTGGCCACCAGCGGGGCCGGGGCACTCTGGGGCCTCAGCCGGAAGTTCGGCTGCTCGGCCGCCGACGCGGTGCTGGTGATGGAGGCGGCGCGGGCGGCCGGTCTGACCCCGGCCGGCCTGTCCGTCCACGTCGGCTCCCAGCAGATGACCTCGCAGGCGTGGCAGGAGGTCTTCGAGTCCCTCGCCGACCTGCTCGCGGTGCTGAACCGGCGGGGCATCCTCCCGGACCACCTCAACCTCGGCGGCGGACTGCCCGCACTGGGCTACCTGGACAGCAGGGGCCGGCCCCTGGACCCGCCGGTGGACAAGATCTTCGCCGTGATCCGCGAGGGAACACAACACCTCGCGGCGGTGTCGGAGGCGCCGCTGGACTTCCTCATGGAACCGGGCCGCCACCTGGTGGCCGATCACGGCGCGATCAGGGCGCACGTGGCCCGGCTGTCGTCCCGGCAGCAGATCGACGGCGCACGCGAGAACTGGCTGTACCTGAGCTGCGGGAAGTTCAACGGCCTCTACGAGATGGACCAGTTGCAGTACCGGCTGCTGTTCCCCTCGCACGACGACGGCGACCACGTACCGGCCGTTGTCGCGGGCCCCACCTGCGACAGCGACGACGCCTTCGCCCACGAGCACAACCGCGTTCCGGTGCCCCGGGAAGTCGCCTCGGGGGACCCGGTATGGATCCTCTCCAGCGGCGCCTACGCGACCGGATACATGACGCGGGGATTCAACGGCTTCGATCCGCTTCCGTACGCGTGGACGCGCGGCGACTAG
- a CDS encoding GNAT family N-acetyltransferase, which yields MRHISNDDWDGITALEAEEYTADGLSEGRAALRSRAHASPATCFVLDHAGRVAGYLLALPYPKFEYPDLDRKEGLVFHSRNLHLHDLVVAPEFRGGGLAKNLLRHFTATAGAKGYEEVSLVAVRGSDTFWAAHGYRAHREVEPPASYGPGAVYMSRAVPGVRAGRTNLADLPAHGVPPKDEVG from the coding sequence ATACGGCACATATCCAATGACGACTGGGACGGCATCACCGCACTGGAGGCCGAGGAGTACACCGCCGACGGACTGTCGGAGGGCCGGGCCGCGCTGCGGTCCCGGGCCCACGCCTCACCGGCCACCTGCTTCGTCCTGGACCACGCCGGCCGGGTCGCGGGATACCTGCTGGCCCTGCCCTACCCGAAGTTCGAGTACCCCGACCTGGACCGGAAGGAGGGCCTCGTCTTCCACTCGCGCAACCTGCACCTGCACGACCTCGTCGTGGCCCCGGAGTTCCGCGGCGGGGGACTCGCGAAGAACCTCCTGCGCCACTTCACGGCGACGGCGGGAGCGAAGGGGTACGAGGAGGTGTCCCTGGTCGCCGTCCGCGGCAGCGACACCTTCTGGGCGGCCCACGGATACCGGGCCCACCGGGAGGTCGAGCCGCCGGCGAGCTACGGACCGGGCGCGGTGTACATGTCCAGGGCGGTACCGGGAGTCCGGGCCGGAAGAACGAACCTCGCCGACCTGCCGGCACACGGGGTACCTCCGAAAGACGAAGTGGGCTGA
- a CDS encoding MFS transporter has product MSGVRDEFHRAQLAIGALFCFLGFQYATWASRLPAIKAELDLTEAELGLLLMACGAGAAASFPLVAVLMRRMGSRRLALVSVGFLSLLLPALAVAPNYPVALLVICCDGVAVGSLNVAMNAQGAALEAAHERTAMARLHAVFSAGSLLAALLASGVNALTPKVAVHFAVAAVLLLLLVGLTWKGLLVEDPPAPEQQAPKKSRRRLTVPSRVTIWMGCAMVFGTVTEGAMNDWSALYMEDVVGAASELAPLGIAVVSGMMVLARLFADGWRSRWGDGRIVRVGSAVAGTGLALALLAGGVVPTLIGFACVGLGVAAVTPCIYVAAAGQGTDALALVAAMGTTGLLAGPALIGFIAEAGSLVWGMGAVAASAILVSLCATRIRWPQPAES; this is encoded by the coding sequence ATGTCTGGCGTTCGTGACGAATTCCACCGCGCGCAACTGGCGATCGGGGCGCTGTTCTGCTTCCTCGGGTTCCAGTACGCGACCTGGGCCTCCCGGCTCCCCGCGATCAAGGCGGAACTCGACCTGACCGAAGCGGAACTGGGCCTGCTGCTGATGGCTTGCGGGGCGGGTGCGGCGGCCTCGTTCCCCCTCGTCGCGGTCCTGATGAGGCGGATGGGATCGCGCCGGCTCGCACTCGTGTCGGTCGGCTTCCTGAGCCTGCTCCTGCCGGCGCTCGCCGTGGCGCCCAACTACCCGGTCGCACTCCTGGTCATCTGCTGCGACGGCGTCGCCGTCGGGAGTCTGAACGTCGCGATGAACGCTCAGGGGGCGGCGCTCGAAGCCGCCCACGAGCGCACCGCCATGGCCAGGCTGCACGCCGTGTTCAGCGCCGGTTCCCTGCTCGCGGCCCTGCTCGCCTCCGGGGTGAACGCGCTGACCCCAAAGGTCGCGGTGCACTTCGCGGTGGCCGCCGTCCTTCTTCTGCTGCTGGTCGGACTGACCTGGAAGGGCCTGCTGGTGGAGGACCCGCCGGCCCCGGAGCAGCAGGCCCCGAAGAAGAGCCGCCGCAGGCTCACCGTGCCGTCCCGCGTGACGATCTGGATGGGCTGCGCGATGGTCTTCGGCACCGTGACCGAGGGCGCCATGAACGACTGGTCGGCGCTCTACATGGAGGACGTGGTCGGAGCGGCGTCGGAACTGGCGCCCCTGGGCATCGCGGTCGTCTCGGGGATGATGGTGCTGGCCCGCCTCTTCGCCGACGGCTGGCGCAGCCGCTGGGGCGACGGACGGATCGTCCGCGTCGGCAGCGCGGTGGCCGGTACCGGGCTGGCGCTCGCCCTGCTGGCCGGTGGCGTCGTGCCGACGCTGATCGGGTTCGCCTGCGTCGGACTGGGCGTCGCGGCCGTCACCCCGTGCATCTACGTGGCGGCGGCGGGGCAGGGCACGGACGCGCTGGCCCTGGTCGCCGCCATGGGGACGACCGGTCTGCTGGCCGGGCCCGCGCTGATCGGCTTCATAGCGGAAGCCGGCAGCCTCGTCTGGGGCATGGGGGCGGTGGCCGCCTCGGCGATCCTGGTCTCCCTGTGCGCCACCCGGATCCGCTGGCCGCAGCCCGCCGAGTCCTGA
- a CDS encoding 4'-phosphopantetheinyl transferase superfamily protein has protein sequence MIEKILPSGVAVAEVFSDLPDAVLMPAEEELVHRYVEKRRLEFTTTRHCARRALGELGIAPVPILKGERGAPVWPQGVVGSMTHCVGYRAAVVARDADVLTIGIDAEHNAPLPDDVHDNIALTTEQEREHELRRRNPGIHWDRLLFSAKESVYKAWFPLTRRWLGFEEADIVLHPDGGFTAEILASRTAARSGTNPRAPFGEVPEPSAGPAEDPSEFRGRWLAADGLLVTAIVVAEPAA, from the coding sequence GTGATCGAGAAGATTCTGCCGTCGGGGGTGGCAGTGGCAGAGGTGTTCTCCGATCTGCCCGACGCCGTGCTGATGCCCGCCGAGGAGGAACTGGTCCACCGCTACGTGGAGAAGCGGAGGCTGGAGTTCACCACGACGCGCCACTGCGCGCGCCGCGCGCTCGGGGAGCTGGGCATCGCGCCCGTCCCCATCCTCAAGGGCGAACGCGGCGCCCCGGTCTGGCCGCAGGGCGTGGTCGGCAGCATGACCCACTGCGTGGGCTACCGTGCCGCCGTCGTGGCGCGCGACGCGGACGTGCTCACCATCGGCATCGACGCCGAGCACAACGCGCCGCTCCCCGACGACGTGCACGACAACATCGCGCTGACGACGGAACAGGAGCGCGAGCACGAGCTGCGCCGACGGAACCCGGGCATCCACTGGGACCGGTTGCTGTTCAGCGCGAAGGAGAGCGTCTACAAGGCGTGGTTCCCGCTGACCCGCCGTTGGCTGGGTTTCGAGGAGGCCGACATCGTGCTCCACCCGGACGGCGGCTTCACCGCCGAGATCCTGGCCTCCCGGACGGCGGCGAGGAGCGGTACGAACCCCCGGGCGCCCTTCGGCGAGGTCCCGGAGCCGTCGGCCGGACCGGCGGAGGACCCCTCGGAGTTCCGCGGCCGGTGGCTGGCCGCGGACGGCCTTCTGGTGACCGCGATCGTCGTGGCGGAGCCGGCCGCCTGA
- a CDS encoding P1 family peptidase: MRAREAGIPLPGEPGPWNAITDVPGVEVGYVTLVEGDDVRTGVTALLPRGRDGVGTPCAAGWHSFNGNGEMTGTAWIEESGSLAVPVVITNTYAVGPVHRGVVEWVRANCGGMAPEWLLPVVTETWDGHLNDIHGAAVRPDHAAAAIGAAASGPVEEGCVGGGTGMRCYGYKGGSGTASRVVRYGEDRYTVGAFVQANFGARRELVVAGVPVGRELSPPVAEPPLAEPGGERPVPPGAGSVIVVVATDAPLLPGQCKALARRVTLGLARTGTTGSHFSGDLFLAFSTANPSALTSTFPENDGSAPYESMRFVPWGRMDPFYEAVVESVEEAVLNVLTGARAMTGRAGHHVPALPLDRTAEILAAHGR, encoded by the coding sequence ATGCGCGCACGCGAGGCGGGCATCCCGCTGCCGGGCGAGCCCGGTCCGTGGAACGCGATCACGGACGTGCCGGGCGTCGAGGTCGGGTACGTCACCCTCGTCGAGGGGGACGACGTGCGGACGGGGGTGACCGCGCTCCTGCCGCGCGGCCGGGACGGCGTGGGCACGCCCTGCGCGGCCGGCTGGCACTCGTTCAACGGCAACGGCGAGATGACCGGCACCGCCTGGATCGAGGAGAGCGGCTCGCTCGCCGTGCCGGTGGTCATCACCAACACGTACGCGGTCGGCCCCGTGCACCGGGGCGTCGTGGAGTGGGTGCGCGCCAACTGCGGCGGCATGGCGCCGGAATGGCTGCTGCCGGTGGTCACGGAGACCTGGGACGGCCACCTCAACGACATCCACGGCGCGGCCGTGCGGCCCGACCACGCGGCGGCGGCGATCGGGGCGGCGGCCTCCGGCCCGGTCGAGGAGGGGTGCGTCGGCGGCGGCACGGGCATGCGCTGCTACGGCTACAAGGGCGGCTCGGGCACCGCCTCGCGGGTGGTGCGGTACGGGGAGGACCGGTACACCGTCGGCGCCTTCGTCCAGGCCAACTTCGGCGCGCGGCGCGAACTGGTCGTGGCCGGCGTGCCGGTGGGGCGCGAACTGTCCCCACCGGTGGCGGAGCCGCCCCTCGCGGAGCCCGGCGGGGAACGCCCGGTGCCGCCCGGCGCGGGCTCGGTGATCGTCGTGGTGGCCACCGACGCCCCGCTGCTGCCCGGACAGTGCAAGGCGCTGGCCCGCCGGGTGACGCTGGGCCTCGCCCGCACCGGCACCACCGGCAGCCATTTCTCCGGCGACCTCTTCCTGGCCTTCTCCACGGCCAACCCGTCCGCGTTGACCAGTACGTTCCCCGAGAACGACGGCAGCGCGCCGTACGAGTCGATGCGCTTCGTGCCCTGGGGCCGGATGGACCCCTTCTACGAGGCGGTGGTCGAGTCGGTGGAGGAGGCGGTGCTCAACGTGCTCACCGGGGCCCGGGCGATGACCGGCCGGGCCGGTCACCACGTTCCGGCGCTCCCGCTGGACCGGACCGCCGAAATCCTGGCGGCT